The following are encoded together in the Actinomycetota bacterium genome:
- a CDS encoding GNAT family N-acetyltransferase, whose amino-acid sequence MAGDPWNLAHEAASAAGVTLRPLTTLKEADRVLAVMVATWGSEDQLTRDFVRALQGSGTVPWGAFDGEELVGYVLGFLGMDPEDGLHVHSHMLAVLPGRRHAGLGHALKLAQRAQALDAGVHTVRWTFDPLVARNAYFNLVKLGALADRFHRHYYGDMGDDVNRGERSDRLEARWDLDLVSDGVTVGPPEDAEVVLGRDGTDERPTPTTVRPPGRFPALVWIPSDYSSLRGRDPGLAGRWRDAAAEAIEACRSAGMVASSFLREGAYVFTPEERR is encoded by the coding sequence ATGGCGGGAGACCCCTGGAACCTCGCGCACGAAGCCGCATCCGCCGCCGGTGTCACCCTCCGGCCACTGACCACCCTCAAGGAGGCCGACCGCGTCCTGGCCGTGATGGTGGCCACATGGGGCTCCGAGGACCAGCTCACGCGGGACTTCGTCCGGGCCCTCCAGGGCAGCGGGACCGTCCCGTGGGGAGCGTTCGACGGAGAGGAGCTCGTCGGCTACGTGCTGGGCTTCCTGGGCATGGACCCCGAGGACGGCCTGCACGTGCACTCGCACATGCTGGCGGTGCTCCCCGGGCGACGGCACGCGGGGCTGGGCCATGCCCTGAAGCTGGCCCAGCGGGCCCAGGCCCTCGACGCCGGGGTACACACGGTGCGGTGGACCTTCGACCCGCTGGTGGCCCGGAACGCCTACTTCAACCTGGTCAAGCTGGGCGCGCTGGCGGACCGGTTCCACCGCCACTACTACGGCGACATGGGCGACGACGTGAACCGCGGCGAGCGCAGTGACCGGCTCGAGGCCCGGTGGGACCTGGACCTGGTCTCGGACGGAGTGACGGTCGGCCCGCCGGAGGACGCCGAGGTCGTCCTGGGCCGCGACGGCACCGACGAGCGTCCCACGCCCACCACCGTGCGGCCTCCGGGCCGGTTTCCGGCTCTGGTGTGGATTCCCTCCGACTATTCCTCCCTCCGCGGCCGCGATCCGGGGCTCGCCGGCCGGTGGCGCGACGCAGCGGCGGAGGCCATCGAGGCCTGCCGGTCCGCCGGGATGGTGGCATCCAGCTTCCTCAGGGAAGGGGCCTA